The Apibacter raozihei DNA segment TCAAAAGCTTTGGCAGGTGGCTATGCAGTTCCTGGATTTAATTTTTCCCATTTAGAGCAAGCTCAGGCAATCATTCAGGCGATTGTTGAAACCAGATCTCCGCTAATATTACAGATTTTAAAAAGTGATAGAGAATATATCGGTGCTAAATTAGTTCCCAACATGGTTCAGGGTCTGGTAAAATATGCAATGGATTTAGGGCTGGAATCACCTCAAATCGCAATGCATTTGGATCATGGAGACTCTTTCGAGTTATGTAAAAATTGTATAGATGATGGTTTTTCTTCAGTAATGATTGACGGTTCTCATTTACCTTTCGAAAAAAATATAGAGTTAACTCAAAAAGTTACGGAATATGCGCATAAATATGATGTAACGGTAGAAGGTGAATTAGGAGTAATAGCAGGAGCTGAAGGGTATTTAAATTCAAAACTTTCATTATACACAGAGCCGGATGATGTTATAGATTTTGTCAGAAGAACAGGTTGTGATTCATTAGCTATTTCTATAGGAACGGCTCACGGTTCGTTTAAATTTACTGCAGAGCAATGTGTCAAAAATGAAAACGGAATACTGGAACCTCCTCCATTAGCATTTTCAGTCTTAGAAGAGATTGAAAAAAAGCTGACCGGTTTTCCCATAGTACTTCATGGTTCATCCACAGTTCCGCAAGAAAAAGTAAAATTAATTAACAAATACGGAGGGAAACTAAACGATGCTGTGGGAATTCCGGAAAATCAACTTAAAAAAGCATCTAAACAAGCGGTTTGTAAAATAAACATAGATTCTGATAGTAGGTTAACAATGACGGCAACTTTACGAGAATTTTTTGAACAAAAGCCTCAGGAATACGATCCTAGATTATACTTGGCTAAAGCAAGAGAAGATATGAAAGC contains these protein-coding regions:
- a CDS encoding ketose-bisphosphate aldolase, with the protein product MINYKNLGVINTRQMLSKALAGGYAVPGFNFSHLEQAQAIIQAIVETRSPLILQILKSDREYIGAKLVPNMVQGLVKYAMDLGLESPQIAMHLDHGDSFELCKNCIDDGFSSVMIDGSHLPFEKNIELTQKVTEYAHKYDVTVEGELGVIAGAEGYLNSKLSLYTEPDDVIDFVRRTGCDSLAISIGTAHGSFKFTAEQCVKNENGILEPPPLAFSVLEEIEKKLTGFPIVLHGSSTVPQEKVKLINKYGGKLNDAVGIPENQLKKASKQAVCKINIDSDSRLTMTATLREFFEQKPQEYDPRLYLAKAREDMKAVYIHLIKDVLGSANKL